The DNA sequence ATCCATGCGGGGGTGCCATGCCTGGGTGATGGTGAAGCCTGGGCTTGCCACCGGCAGATCAAACATCTGGGTACGGCCTGTCGCACCCAGATGGTACGAGCGCGGCACCAGTCCAACGAGATCGGATGCGGCCGCGACCGCGACGACCGCCGGATAGCTCGGCACCACCAGATCGACCTTTCGCGAAAGGTTAAGTTCGGCGAGTGCTTCATCGATCGGTTCGATGAAATGGCCTCGCCGGGATGAGACCACGTGCCGGCACGCGGCGTAACGCTCAGCGGTTATTTCGGTCTCCAGAAGCGGATGCCCGGTTCTCGCCACGCCGACAAAACGGTCCTCGAACAACGCCTGACCGCGCAATTCGGCACCATCACCCGAAAGCACGCCAATATCGAGGTCGATCGTGGCTTCTCTCAGCAGTTCGATGCGCTTGTCCGGTCGGGGCGCGAAGCGCAGCCTTATGCCGGGCGCGGCACTGGTGACAAGGGCATGGAGACGCGCGGCGTAGAGCAGCACGAAGGCTTCATTGGCCCGGATGGTGAAATCGCGCCGCACCTGGCTGATGTCGATCTCCGGCGAGGGGCTGAGCACGGACCGGACCGCCGACGTCAGCGTGTGCACCTGTTCGGCAATCGCTTCGGCATGAGGCGTCGCCACCATGGCGCGTCCCGCCGAAACCAGGATGGGATCGCTCAGCGCCAACCGCAATCTCGACAGTGTGCGGCTCATCGCGGACGTGCTGAGGCCAAGTTTCTTGGCGGCGCCCGAGACGCTGCGCTCCCGCAGCAAGGCGTCAAGCGCCACCAGAAGGTTCAGGTCGAGATCGAGCATGAGAGAGCCTAACGAGATGAGGCGTTTGACGCAACGGTCAATTTACTCCGTTGCGCCTGGTGCAATCATAGGGTGAGCGGTATCGATGCGGCGACACCAACGAAGCGGAGCCTCCGATGTCCATAGCCGCAACGATCAATCCCGCCCATGACGGCCTGCCGTCGCCACGCCGCTACCTGGCCATCGGCGTCCTGCTGATGACGCTGGTGCTCGTCGTGCTGGACGGCGCCATCGCCAATGTCGCGCTGCCATCCATCGCGGCCTCGCTCAATGCCAGTGCCAGCAGCACCGTTTGGGTGGTGTCGAGCTACCAGCTTGCGGTCCTTGTGGCTCTTTTGCCTTGCGGCGCGCTGGGCGAGATCCACGGCCCCCGGCGTGTCTTTCTTCTGGGTGTCGCGCTGTTCACGGTGGCTTCGGCCGCCTGCGCCTTCGCCGGCAGCCTGCCTGTTCTTGTGGCTGCCCGGTCCATCCAGGGACTGGGGGCGGGCGCCATCATGGCGACCGGGCCGATGAACCTGCGCGTTTCGGTGCCGCAGCGGCTGCTCGGAACCGTCATCGGCTTCAACGCGATGACGATCGCGATTTCCGCGGCCGCCGGCCCTGGTGTCGCCGGCGCGATCCTCTCCGTTTCCAGCTGGCCGTGGCTGTTCGCCGTCAACATCCCGATCGGCATCATCGTCCTGTTGTCTGGCGGGTTGCTTGCGCATCTGGATGGCGTGAAGCGTCACCTCAACCTCGTGGCATTGCTGGCCAACACACTGATGT is a window from the Mesorhizobium australicum WSM2073 genome containing:
- a CDS encoding LysR substrate-binding domain-containing protein; this translates as MLDLDLNLLVALDALLRERSVSGAAKKLGLSTSAMSRTLSRLRLALSDPILVSAGRAMVATPHAEAIAEQVHTLTSAVRSVLSPSPEIDISQVRRDFTIRANEAFVLLYAARLHALVTSAAPGIRLRFAPRPDKRIELLREATIDLDIGVLSGDGAELRGQALFEDRFVGVARTGHPLLETEITAERYAACRHVVSSRRGHFIEPIDEALAELNLSRKVDLVVPSYPAVVAVAAASDLVGLVPRSYHLGATGRTQMFDLPVASPGFTITQAWHPRMDADPVHRWLRSLIFKEFPGAVRRLEQPATAGSLVADRRRTD